Proteins from a genomic interval of Coregonus clupeaformis isolate EN_2021a chromosome 4, ASM2061545v1, whole genome shotgun sequence:
- the LOC121552784 gene encoding uncharacterized protein LOC121552784 isoform X2: protein MKHFLLTIYLMLQCSYALYTLPAPVNVSIESLNFHHVLRWSPGPGTPPGTMYKITCRRNHKKLLLRPQPNMTSHRLDLKFHKEEYKFYVCASRNRSESPLVETTFTPYLQTVIGSPTLSLDGCGNCLEINITLLEIETIKDIYGKSLSFDIYWKRAGDTQPKKTQTTNLSYTLENLEVGVEYCVRVYTKITTNPHTLPSGWKCAYTSILEPNRVPAVVAGLSVVLIVSGIGLMVLMFGLFYMGFLCKLKTQQPRGLTALVESYFLIPERTIPDLVSISSETEEQGKALRPKTHHDRQNSNHAGEEEDDEEEEGGNDDYVDRAAGLSFDSSSSTTQSQDASGANVTLLDTAGHSGGLSSEVAATEEEREAPVGVIVLGCQAQGGVNGEQVSVISSFDGDRPRPLGLGGLGGEEEKEREVEEKETSGNVNLFSVTLGALKRDDEEEYEEETDFLLEFSKQEQKPQLPIDSLQRTLRPGSMRSQSEIQEDTGLVLTLPQTVCTRIYSEYSNRHADSSTEPHSGYLVTNTGTVQADNATEGEEEDFSGYMGR, encoded by the exons CCCTGTACACCCTCCCTGCTCCAGTCAATGTTTCCATAGAGTCCCTCAACTTCCACCATGTTCTACGCTGGAGCCCTGGTCCAGGCACACCTCCCGGGACTATGTACAAGATCACCTGCAG AAGAAACCACAAGAAGCTATTGCTACGACCTCAACCCAACATGACAAGTCATAGGCTGGATCTAAAGTTCCACAAAGAAGAGTATAAATTCTATGTTTGTGCCTCCCGCAACCGCTCAGAGTCGCCCTTGGTGGAGACCACCTTCACCCCCTACTTACAGA CTGTTATTGGGTCTCCAACATTGTCTTTGGATGGATGTGGCAACTGCCTGGAAATCAACATCACACTGCTTGAGATAGAAACTATTAAAGATATCTATGGGAAATCCTTATCTTTTGACATCTACTGGAAGAGAGCAGGAGATACACAG CCCAAAAAGACCCAAACAACTAATTTAAGTTACACGCTGGAGAACTTGGAGGTGGGTGTGGAGTACTGTGTGAGGGTGTACACAAAGATCACCACCAACCCCCACACACTGCCCTCTGGGTGGAAGTGTGCTTACACCAGCATTCTGGAGCCCAACAGAG tccctgcTGTTGTAGCTGGGCTGTCTGTTGTCCTCATTGTGAGTGGGATAGGTCTTATGGTTCTCATGTTTGGCCTGTTCTACATGGGGTTCCTGTGCAAGCTGAAGACCCAACAACCCAGAGGACTG ACTGCCCTGGTGGAGAGCTACTTCCTCATCCCAGAGAGGACGATCCCTGACTTGGTCTCTATATCTTCTGAGACAGAGGAACAAGGGAAGGCCCTCAGACCAAAAACACACCATGACAGACAGAACTCGAACCAtgcgggggaggaggaggatgatgaagaggaagaggggggaaacGACGACTACGTGGACCGCGCTGCGGGGCTGTCCTTTGACAGCAGCTCCAGCACCACACAGTCCCAGGATGCATCAGGGGCTAATGTGACCCTCCTTGACACAGCAGGGCATTCTGGGGGGTTGAGTTCTGAGGTAGCTGCTACTGAGGAGGAAAGGGAAGCTCCTGTGGGTGTGATTGTGCTAGGATGTCAGGCTCAGGGAGGGGTCAATGGTGAACAGGTGAGTGTCATTTCCAGCTTTGACGGAGACCGACCCAGACCTCTGGGACTTGGAGGgttgggtggagaggaggagaaagagagagaggtggaggagaaggagaccTCTGGTAACGTCAATCTGTTCTCTGTGACTCTGGGGGCATTAAAGAGGGATGATGAGGAGGAGTATGAAGAGGAGACAGACTTTCTATTAGAATTTTCAAAACAGGAGCAGAAGCCTCAACTTCCCATAGACTCCTTACAGAGGACCTTACGACCGGGCAGCATGAGATCTCAGAGTGAGATACAGGAAGATACAGGCCTAGTACTGACACTGCCACAGACAGTCTGCACACGGATATACTCTGAATATTCAAATAGACATGCTGACAGCAGCACAGAGCCACACTCTGGCTACCTTGTAACGAACACAGGCACTGTGCAGGCTGACAATGCgacagaaggagaggaggaagacttCTCAGGGTACATGGGGCGttga
- the LOC121552784 gene encoding uncharacterized protein LOC121552784 isoform X3, which translates to MSLFLHVYFRFSFYMYIFPSAFTNRETSLSSEWDSSWNARSSALYTLPAPVNVSIESLNFHHVLRWSPGPGTPPGTMYKITCRRNHKKLLLRPQPNMTSHRLDLKFHKEEYKFYVCASRNRSESPLVETTFTPYLQKTIKDIYGKSLSFDIYWKRAGDTQPKKTQTTNLSYTLENLEVGVEYCVRVYTKITTNPHTLPSGWKCAYTSILEPNRVPAVVAGLSVVLIVSGIGLMVLMFGLFYMGFLCKLKTQQPRGLTALVESYFLIPERTIPDLVSISSETEEQGKALRPKTHHDRQNSNHAGEEEDDEEEEGGNDDYVDRAAGLSFDSSSSTTQSQDASGANVTLLDTAGHSGGLSSEVAATEEEREAPVGVIVLGCQAQGGVNGEQVSVISSFDGDRPRPLGLGGLGGEEEKEREVEEKETSGNVNLFSVTLGALKRDDEEEYEEETDFLLEFSKQEQKPQLPIDSLQRTLRPGSMRSQSEIQEDTGLVLTLPQTVCTRIYSEYSNRHADSSTEPHSGYLVTNTGTVQADNATEGEEEDFSGYMGR; encoded by the exons CCCTGTACACCCTCCCTGCTCCAGTCAATGTTTCCATAGAGTCCCTCAACTTCCACCATGTTCTACGCTGGAGCCCTGGTCCAGGCACACCTCCCGGGACTATGTACAAGATCACCTGCAG AAGAAACCACAAGAAGCTATTGCTACGACCTCAACCCAACATGACAAGTCATAGGCTGGATCTAAAGTTCCACAAAGAAGAGTATAAATTCTATGTTTGTGCCTCCCGCAACCGCTCAGAGTCGCCCTTGGTGGAGACCACCTTCACCCCCTACTTACAGA AAACTATTAAAGATATCTATGGGAAATCCTTATCTTTTGACATCTACTGGAAGAGAGCAGGAGATACACAG CCCAAAAAGACCCAAACAACTAATTTAAGTTACACGCTGGAGAACTTGGAGGTGGGTGTGGAGTACTGTGTGAGGGTGTACACAAAGATCACCACCAACCCCCACACACTGCCCTCTGGGTGGAAGTGTGCTTACACCAGCATTCTGGAGCCCAACAGAG tccctgcTGTTGTAGCTGGGCTGTCTGTTGTCCTCATTGTGAGTGGGATAGGTCTTATGGTTCTCATGTTTGGCCTGTTCTACATGGGGTTCCTGTGCAAGCTGAAGACCCAACAACCCAGAGGACTG ACTGCCCTGGTGGAGAGCTACTTCCTCATCCCAGAGAGGACGATCCCTGACTTGGTCTCTATATCTTCTGAGACAGAGGAACAAGGGAAGGCCCTCAGACCAAAAACACACCATGACAGACAGAACTCGAACCAtgcgggggaggaggaggatgatgaagaggaagaggggggaaacGACGACTACGTGGACCGCGCTGCGGGGCTGTCCTTTGACAGCAGCTCCAGCACCACACAGTCCCAGGATGCATCAGGGGCTAATGTGACCCTCCTTGACACAGCAGGGCATTCTGGGGGGTTGAGTTCTGAGGTAGCTGCTACTGAGGAGGAAAGGGAAGCTCCTGTGGGTGTGATTGTGCTAGGATGTCAGGCTCAGGGAGGGGTCAATGGTGAACAGGTGAGTGTCATTTCCAGCTTTGACGGAGACCGACCCAGACCTCTGGGACTTGGAGGgttgggtggagaggaggagaaagagagagaggtggaggagaaggagaccTCTGGTAACGTCAATCTGTTCTCTGTGACTCTGGGGGCATTAAAGAGGGATGATGAGGAGGAGTATGAAGAGGAGACAGACTTTCTATTAGAATTTTCAAAACAGGAGCAGAAGCCTCAACTTCCCATAGACTCCTTACAGAGGACCTTACGACCGGGCAGCATGAGATCTCAGAGTGAGATACAGGAAGATACAGGCCTAGTACTGACACTGCCACAGACAGTCTGCACACGGATATACTCTGAATATTCAAATAGACATGCTGACAGCAGCACAGAGCCACACTCTGGCTACCTTGTAACGAACACAGGCACTGTGCAGGCTGACAATGCgacagaaggagaggaggaagacttCTCAGGGTACATGGGGCGttga
- the LOC121552784 gene encoding uncharacterized protein LOC121552784 isoform X1, with amino-acid sequence MSLFLHVYFRFSFYMYIFPSAFTNRETSLSSEWDSSWNARSSALYTLPAPVNVSIESLNFHHVLRWSPGPGTPPGTMYKITCRRNHKKLLLRPQPNMTSHRLDLKFHKEEYKFYVCASRNRSESPLVETTFTPYLQTVIGSPTLSLDGCGNCLEINITLLEIETIKDIYGKSLSFDIYWKRAGDTQPKKTQTTNLSYTLENLEVGVEYCVRVYTKITTNPHTLPSGWKCAYTSILEPNRVPAVVAGLSVVLIVSGIGLMVLMFGLFYMGFLCKLKTQQPRGLTALVESYFLIPERTIPDLVSISSETEEQGKALRPKTHHDRQNSNHAGEEEDDEEEEGGNDDYVDRAAGLSFDSSSSTTQSQDASGANVTLLDTAGHSGGLSSEVAATEEEREAPVGVIVLGCQAQGGVNGEQVSVISSFDGDRPRPLGLGGLGGEEEKEREVEEKETSGNVNLFSVTLGALKRDDEEEYEEETDFLLEFSKQEQKPQLPIDSLQRTLRPGSMRSQSEIQEDTGLVLTLPQTVCTRIYSEYSNRHADSSTEPHSGYLVTNTGTVQADNATEGEEEDFSGYMGR; translated from the exons CCCTGTACACCCTCCCTGCTCCAGTCAATGTTTCCATAGAGTCCCTCAACTTCCACCATGTTCTACGCTGGAGCCCTGGTCCAGGCACACCTCCCGGGACTATGTACAAGATCACCTGCAG AAGAAACCACAAGAAGCTATTGCTACGACCTCAACCCAACATGACAAGTCATAGGCTGGATCTAAAGTTCCACAAAGAAGAGTATAAATTCTATGTTTGTGCCTCCCGCAACCGCTCAGAGTCGCCCTTGGTGGAGACCACCTTCACCCCCTACTTACAGA CTGTTATTGGGTCTCCAACATTGTCTTTGGATGGATGTGGCAACTGCCTGGAAATCAACATCACACTGCTTGAGATAGAAACTATTAAAGATATCTATGGGAAATCCTTATCTTTTGACATCTACTGGAAGAGAGCAGGAGATACACAG CCCAAAAAGACCCAAACAACTAATTTAAGTTACACGCTGGAGAACTTGGAGGTGGGTGTGGAGTACTGTGTGAGGGTGTACACAAAGATCACCACCAACCCCCACACACTGCCCTCTGGGTGGAAGTGTGCTTACACCAGCATTCTGGAGCCCAACAGAG tccctgcTGTTGTAGCTGGGCTGTCTGTTGTCCTCATTGTGAGTGGGATAGGTCTTATGGTTCTCATGTTTGGCCTGTTCTACATGGGGTTCCTGTGCAAGCTGAAGACCCAACAACCCAGAGGACTG ACTGCCCTGGTGGAGAGCTACTTCCTCATCCCAGAGAGGACGATCCCTGACTTGGTCTCTATATCTTCTGAGACAGAGGAACAAGGGAAGGCCCTCAGACCAAAAACACACCATGACAGACAGAACTCGAACCAtgcgggggaggaggaggatgatgaagaggaagaggggggaaacGACGACTACGTGGACCGCGCTGCGGGGCTGTCCTTTGACAGCAGCTCCAGCACCACACAGTCCCAGGATGCATCAGGGGCTAATGTGACCCTCCTTGACACAGCAGGGCATTCTGGGGGGTTGAGTTCTGAGGTAGCTGCTACTGAGGAGGAAAGGGAAGCTCCTGTGGGTGTGATTGTGCTAGGATGTCAGGCTCAGGGAGGGGTCAATGGTGAACAGGTGAGTGTCATTTCCAGCTTTGACGGAGACCGACCCAGACCTCTGGGACTTGGAGGgttgggtggagaggaggagaaagagagagaggtggaggagaaggagaccTCTGGTAACGTCAATCTGTTCTCTGTGACTCTGGGGGCATTAAAGAGGGATGATGAGGAGGAGTATGAAGAGGAGACAGACTTTCTATTAGAATTTTCAAAACAGGAGCAGAAGCCTCAACTTCCCATAGACTCCTTACAGAGGACCTTACGACCGGGCAGCATGAGATCTCAGAGTGAGATACAGGAAGATACAGGCCTAGTACTGACACTGCCACAGACAGTCTGCACACGGATATACTCTGAATATTCAAATAGACATGCTGACAGCAGCACAGAGCCACACTCTGGCTACCTTGTAACGAACACAGGCACTGTGCAGGCTGACAATGCgacagaaggagaggaggaagacttCTCAGGGTACATGGGGCGttga